The stretch of DNA AGGCCTTCCCGGCCACCACGCCGCTCCTCCCGGCCGACCCCTACGCGCGCGCCCGGGCGCGGTTCTGGGCGGAGTACGCGGACCGGCTCCACTTCTGCGGGAAGCGCCTGTGGctgcggcgcgacggcggcggcgaggaggctgcgGAGCCCGAGGCGCGGGAGGAGATGGTGGCCGTGCTGCGCGCGCTGGAGGCCGAGCTCGGGCGGAAGGAGTTCTTCGGCGGAGAGGCGTTCGGGTAcgtggacgccgcggcggcgccgttcgcGGCGTGGTTCCTCACGTACGAGCGCCACGGCGGGCTCAGCGTGGCCGAGGAGTGCCCGGGGCTGGCGGCGTGGGCAGCGCGGTGCTCGCGCCGTGAGAGCGTCGCCGCCAACGTGTACCCGCCGGAGAAGGTGTACGAGCTCGTCCAGGAGTACAAGCAGTGGGTGCTCGGGCGAAAGTGAGATGAGCCGTGCTCTGTCTGACTGGATGGTGAATCGGTGAttcgccttttttttttggcacaaTTGTGTTTGCCCGTTTGGTGAGTATCGGGCTATCGGCGCATCAATAAGTTGAATAAGGGCATCTCCAACAGTTCCTTATCTCTCTTTCCcatctttgattttttagaaaaaggaaaaaaaaaaacactctccAATAGTTCCCTATTTTGATTTCCCATCTCCTAACAATTGGTAAATTGGGTTGGCTTGTGCGTAAATATGCGCGCTACTCCGTAGCTCCCCATCGCGACTCCCCGCGAGCGCTTTCTTCGTCGCGCGTTTTCTTCCCGCGGAGAGGTCTCGTTCGTGCAGCAAATTGGCCGGCCTTGTGCCCGATCTGCAGCCTCGAGAGCATCTCTCGGACATCcgcgtgcgccggcggcgacgggccgGAGGACTCGGACAGCATGCTGGTCCTCACGAGCAGCACGCAGTACGGGAGGTTAAGGTCCAGCTTCCCAGAGAGCGCGTCGATGGCACAGGCACTCTGCGTCCGCAGCTTCCCGTCCGGTGGCAGCCTCCGGCACCGGCCGGCGAGGTCGGCCGCCTCGGCGAGCGTCCCAGCTGACGAACTTGGCGCCGTCCTCGCACACCCGGAAGCCCAGGTCGAGGCAGCTCACGTTCGCGTTGTAGTTGTAGGGCGGCCCGCCTTAGCCGCAGAGCTGGGTGTTGAACTCGTAGGCGCCGTCGTTGAGGGTCTTGAGGCAGCCGCTGTAGTCGAGGTCACCGTCGTTAGAATGGATGATCACGGTATGCAGATACAttgaggccatgtttagttctcaaaaataactaattatatggagcatgaagcattaaatgcagttgaaaaaataactaattacacattaTAACTGTTTCATACggtatgaatattttaaatctaattaatccatgattggacattaattgtcaaataacaacaaaatgtgttaaggtaccaaaacccaaactttttttggaaactaaacacaccctgattTTTCCAGTTTCCCACACCGAAATAATCAACATCAGGACGAAGGCTTCACGACTTCCTGATGTACTAACCATGATGGCAGGAGTACAGTTTCTAGTGTCTACACCATTTCCATGTTGGTAATTGCAGCAAAATCTGTACTTGCTTCCAGATCTGTACTTTCCACACAAAATAGCATTCAGTAATCAGTTCCACAGAATCAGGATTATCTCTCAAACCAAACCGAGAAAAATCGTGAGAATAATGCTTGTCCAATGAACTCAATTCAGGGGAGCATCAATTCAAGCAAAAGTTACACGCGGAGAGGACTAGAACCGCGACCACAGCGGGGCACACTTACAACTCTTGTTCaaaaactctcatctcccacaAAATTTGTACAACAGcatctagagagagagaggaaaaaaacCCGGAGCACATCATTGTTTGATCAATGGCAGCAGGATTGAGGGTTGATGATGACCACAGCACCTCCAAAGGATGAATTGTTGCTGGAATAGATCCCAGCAACTGGATGTCTTCAGTTTCTGCAGGTTGACAAACGAAGAAGATCAAGAATCTGACACAGTATATGTTAATGACTAATCTCTACTGCCAATGCGGAGAAATGTATCTCTAGCATACGGACAAGATGATGGACATGGATATCTGACACTATATGGTTGTTTATGCTGTCTGGCATTTAGGGTACTGTTCAAGAGAACGGACCTATTAATGAAATATGATCAACTAGTCAACTTAAAAGTATTGTAGAACTTGCATCTTGTTTCTCTGGATACCTATTAATTCAgctcaaaaaatattttctacCTATTAATGAACATCCAGAGTATCAGTCCAGGAAATGTATTAATGCCATGCTATTCCAGCATACATCCACTCCTAACAGATAAGAAAATTAAGGTTGCATACGGCTAAACTAGATAACAAACAAAATAGCAACTTTAGGTGGTTAGGAAGCATAACAAATACTGTAGCAAAGAACGTTCAAGATTGTCCAGATCTCCAATTAGGAAGCATCTGATGGAAAGCTACATTCAATCAATAGGCTGGACGTGTCTAGCTCACTTTAGAAGTTTGGAACTCCAGATAGCTCAGTACGAGCAGAGCACCATAACTGGTGGCATATCCGATatcagacaaaaaaaaaaggaggatcCTTGGCGACCATTACCTAATAATAGCACAATTTAACAGATTTCAACACTACAGAACATATATAGAGAAATGAACATTGGCTTGCATGGACAATGAAGACATGAAATGGGGTTCCTTCTTACCACGCTGCTGAGAGTGGTCTACAGGAAATGAAAGGGCAGCTAATGTCTTGAAAATGATATCACCAAAGTCACCAAACTACAATAATATTCAAGAAGACTTCTCTCTAGAGTACACTGACACTGGCATTTTGTTGGTACCAAGACTCTAGTCATGATTTGCCGGGAACAAGTACCAAGTACAATTTTTCCTTGTGTTGGGGCACAAGTAGCAGTAGTACTAACTGGTCAATGGCCATACAAAAGTACAGTTCAGTGTCAACAATACCAGGGCCCTAGTCATGTACACAAGCCCTATATTCTTGACCTCAAATTTACAAACTACTACTTGAGGTCATAATGCAAGTATGATGGAGCTTTGGTTTGCAGTAGTTCTAATCTTGAGTCTACATTTTCAATCAAATTCCTAATATGCACTTCGCCAACTAGGCAGACAAGCATGGCTAGCATGAACAGATCACCAAGTATGTTCGTGGATCAAGAGGAGTAAGGCGGCGTCACATGAAAATGAAACAGCTTATGATTTCTAATTCTAAGATTAGGGCTTATGCAGACTGTTTCTGTTTTCAAAATCCTTGTGTCTAGTACAGCCAAAGTTTATCTGCGCACTCAAAATTTTGCATCAAAGGTGACCCTTTGGAACACTGAGTCTTGGTACCAACAAAATGCCAGTGTTCGAACAATGCCACAGGAAGTAGAAACAAATGCATGTTCGATCACAAACCTAACACCCCAGACCACCTGCACCATAGCCATCCAAAGGACTTAACCTCTTGTTACATTTAACTGCTATGGTTCAAATCAGGTGACTGTATTACTGCTAGATTATTAATCGCAGGACTTCATTTATTGGGGCAAAGTAAAAAAACTGATATGAAAGAAACTTCCTTCAGTCAAGATTGTACTGCATATTCAGCTTCCTTCTACATGCAAAGGTAGTGTTCGATCCCTTTCCAGCAGCACGACGTAGCTACAGGTCACAACAATTTAATACAATAAAATGCAATGCATGCCAATCAGAAGCCATGTGATCATGCACAATCCTCTCCAATGAGGAGCAAATGACACCTGTTAGGCAAGACGCAAGATCATGCAAACCCGAGGTAAATGTGGTATCACGCACTGAAGTTCTGACACCCGTCAACTGCAACAGAACAGCTAGTTGTTTTGCGGGATTTATGGGCAAGACTTCCTCGAGCGCAACGAAGAGCGTGATCATGCCGAAATAACGATTTGAACACATCACGGGAGACAACGACAAAAAAGCTTCCGCATTTTGAGAGATTATCATCTTACCGTTGGACAATGTGTAATCAGTTCTTGCTCTTCTCCTTCATGCTGGAGTGCCGGAACCCATCCCACAGCTGTAACGCCGCGGATGCGGTCAGCTGGTTCTCAGATGcggggtgcgccgccgccgccgcggcgtgacCGAACAAGAACGGGCCGTCCAGCCTCTGGAGCTGCTGGTGGTGATGGCCTGAAAAGTTAGACTGGGAATTGGACTGAAGGGTCCCCCTATTGGCACCCAAGAAACCCGAGGACATGGAGAAGTTGAGGTTGTAGTCCCCGGCGGCGGGAGCCGAGGACGCCGCCAAGGCGTCCTGGCCGAGCGAGAAGTGAGGCATCTCGACGTGGGTGGTGAAGTTGAAGGGCTGCGCCGGGACCATGCCGAACGGAGGCGCATTGCCGAACTTGATGGGGCCCGAGAAGGCGTGCGTCGACAGCCCGTGCGCACCTTTCCCCGGGTGCGCAATGCCGACGCAGtcagcggcggccgccgcggaggcgttgggctgctgctgctgccaggaCTGCTTGTGCtcggcggcgctaatggcgcCGGCCGACGCCACCCCGGTGAGCAGCTCGGTGAAGGACGCGGCCTGCGCCGAGGTGCTGGCCACGGTGACCTCCCtgtcccgcgcggcggcggcggcggcgcccccgcggcCGTCGGAGCGCGAGAGGGAGAGCTCGGAACCTTTGCTGGTCTCCGACGGGCTGCTGCCCCCGGAGCTGCTccccagctgctgctgcttgacCTTGGCGGCATCCGCGTCGCCGGGACCGGGGAGGGCCGCGAAGGCGGCGGTGTCGAGCGCCGGGAGCTTGTCGATGGCGTCGGAGGCGGCGTTGATGAGCCACTCGATGGCCTTGCTGGGCTGGTCGAAGCCCAGGCGGTCCTGCAGGTCGTAGAACTGGATGGCGGTGGGCACCGACAGGCGCACGCGGCGGTCGCGGATGCCCTTGGCCGTGTACACCTTGCTGTGCCGGTCCTTGCCCCCGCTGGCCCGCACGCGGTAGATCCGAGAGCCCGCCCCCGggccctgcggcggcggcagcgccggcggctggccccaggccgccgccgcctccgcgtcgctgcccctcacgccgccgccgcgcccgcgcttgGCGCCCTGCTGCGACCGGGCGGGCGGCGCCCCGTCCCCCGCCCCCGCTGCGGCTCCGTCGCCCACGGCCTCCATGAACCCGCCCCGCCGCGAGCGCCGCTGCTCATACGCTTGCCGGCCCCGCGCGTGCTCGCCGCGGGAGGAATGCGGCGACTTTATGGAGCTGGCGCGGCGCGTGGGCTGGCGCCTGCGGCCGGGGTGCGTTTCGGCTGCCGGCAACGGCTGTGGCTGGCTGGGCTGTCCCCTCCTCCGGCGTGATCGTGTCGTGCGCGCCGGCCGCGTCggcccggctgctgctgctgctgctcgagcgccgCGAGCGATCTTATCCCCCCGCGCCTCCCCCCGCTGCCACGCCTGCCTAAATCGCCCGTACTCGTGCCACACCTTTGCTTGCCTTGCCTCGGTGTTTTTTTGCCGGTtctctccagctccagctcccgcACACACTGGCAACTCTGGTGTGGCGCACAGAGCCGCTATCTGCCTAGCTACCtcactctctctgtctctctctcctcGCGCTGGGCGCTGCGGCGCGGCAGAAGCTGCTGCTGGTTGCTGTGCTCGGGCGGGCAGGCGGGCAGAGGGTAGCGGgagacaggcggcggcggcggcggcggcggcaggctttAGGGGGCCCGGCCCGGTGTCAGATCTGCCGTCTGCGGCACTGCGCTGCGGTGCCTCCGCGCACTTGTCAGCGAACAGGCCGAGGCCTCGCCTGAGTCGCCTCTCCCCTCCCCCACTCGGGGGGCGACGCCGCGGCCGTACGGCGTTTAGTGCCGTGCGCTttcggtgcgcgcggcggccaaACGACTCCCCTGATGTGGTTCCGGCCTCACGCATCAGTGATCTAAATGCACAAGGATACGCTGGTGACGTGCCTACGGACAGCGGGCAATGACCGGCGGCGATCCAGTCCGGGCCGATGCCGGGCCCGGGCCGTGTCGGGCCGGGCCGCCCGTACGCTCATCTATACCTCCGGTCAATCATACGAGAGTCGTGGTCCCTGTGGATGGAAAGTGCACCACGgagcgccggttttcatcaacGAAACACACGGATGCGCCACACCTAACAGACTTGCACAACACGCGGAAAAGAATGCGGGAATATGGATGTGTTATCCTTTTCCCGCATGCACTGTAGAGGGATGAAAGGATTTGAGTTGTAGATTTTCCAGCAAAAGCAGTTTGTCGTCTTGTATGTAGGGGGCCGTTACGAAATGCAGTTTGGCGAGAGCTTCTGTTATTCCATCGCATATATTGCCAAACAGGCGGCCTACACATGCACAAATAACGGTAAAGATTAGCGTTGCGACCTCATATTTTGTCTCTTATTAGTGTCATACCTAGTTAGTGAGCTATGATCGGCGATCCGTGATCCGAGGGCCGTGGTCCTTCTGGATGGGAAGAAAAGCACAGGTGGTCGGTTCTGATGAAATAGAAAATAAACGAAATGCATGCCACTTTTGCGGTCAATGTTTAGAGATCATTTGAGCATTCCTAATAAGCTGTTAAGCATGCATGAGGTGTCAGTGTGTCACAGCACAGCAGTTATACATTCTGTCATACGTCAGACATACAATTGTTTGTCGTCCATGTCGATCGATGTACGTGATGACAACAGAGATGTTAGGTGGATTTGCGTCAGACATAAAACAACTTACATGCATGCATTTTTCTTTTGACCCGTACGTTACTATACCAGCCAAACACTTTTTTTTCTGCATGCATTATAGAGGCATGCAAGGATTTGAGCTGTAGATTTTCCAGCAAGAATAACTGTGGCCTCTCGTGCGCAATACTTCTGTCGAATAGTGATGGTATGTCTCTATCTACAAGACGCTAACAAAGTGTAGGTTCATGGGTTCATCTATGGACGATGCACACTAACCTTGGATGCTATTCTCAATCTACGCAAACCAagtat from Panicum virgatum strain AP13 chromosome 9K, P.virgatum_v5, whole genome shotgun sequence encodes:
- the LOC120649535 gene encoding transcription factor PCF6-like yields the protein MEAVGDGAAAGAGDGAPPARSQQGAKRGRGGGVRGSDAEAAAAWGQPPALPPPQGPGAGSRIYRVRASGGKDRHSKVYTAKGIRDRRVRLSVPTAIQFYDLQDRLGFDQPSKAIEWLINAASDAIDKLPALDTAAFAALPGPGDADAAKVKQQQLGSSSGGSSPSETSKGSELSLSRSDGRGGAAAAAARDREVTVASTSAQAASFTELLTGVASAGAISAAEHKQSWQQQQPNASAAAAADCVGIAHPGKGAHGLSTHAFSGPIKFGNAPPFGMVPAQPFNFTTHVEMPHFSLGQDALAASSAPAAGDYNLNFSMSSGFLGANRGTLQSNSQSNFSGHHHQQLQRLDGPFLFGHAAAAAAHPASENQLTASAALQLWDGFRHSSMKEKSKN
- the LOC120649533 gene encoding probable glutathione S-transferase GSTU1; the protein is MSGGESDGSGGLVLLDVFGSPFAQRVRIALAEKGLAYKRAEQDLAAKGDLLRRSNPVHGKVPVLLHAGRPVCESLAILHYLDEAFPATTPLLPADPYARARARFWAEYADRLHFCGKRLWLRRDGGGEEAAEPEAREEMVAVLRALEAELGRKEFFGGEAFGYVDAAAAPFAAWFLTYERHGGLSVAEECPGLAAWAARCSRRESVAANVYPPEKVYELVQEYKQWVLGRK